The genomic DNA TTACTCTACGAAAGCGAAGCGCTCGGACAAATGGTCGGGTTTCCACAGGGGGAAATCAAGCATTTCAACCGCACGCTGAACAAGGCTTTGCAGAATATGGATTCCTTGCGTACATTAGTGTCGAATCCCGCACTATATCCCAAGATCGACACGATCGATATGTTGATCGAGCAGAAGCGTTGGAACACGCGCCGCCTGTTGGAAACCTGGCGTGAGACGAACGCGGAACATCTGTATACCCAAAACATCGAGAAGGTGATCGCCCGGCAAGATACGATGATCCGGCAGGTCGAAATACAGGAGCGCGTGATCGTGCACCAGGATTCCGTGAAAACTCCTCAGCCCCATAAGCACCGTGGCTTTTTCCGCCGGCTCGCCGATGCATTCTCACCGCCTAAAGAGGATTCGACTGTTATCGTGAATACGACCCGGCAGATCGTGACTGATACGTTGGTGAATTCCTTCAACCCGGCAGACACGATCGTGACGGTCCTGAAAAATTTGCAGGACAGTGTGGCCGATCAGCGTAAACAGCTTGTCGACCAGCTTTTAGAGCGTGCCGCTAACTTGCGTTATAATAATAGCATCATCACGAGCCGAATCAACCAGATGTTGCGCGATATAGAAGAAGAGGAGATGAACGCGTCGATGGAGCGTGTTGTGAAGAAACAGGAGGTGCTGCGCGAAACCTCTTATCTCATTGGCGGCATCGCTATCCTGTCGCTGATTATCGTGGTGGTCTTTATCATTCTGATCACGCGTGATATCTCCAGGAGCCAGTATTACCGGCAGCAATTGGAGAAAGCCAAGCAATATGCCGAAGACCTGCTCCATAGCCGGGAGAAGTTGATGCTGACGATCAGCCACGATATCCGTGCGCCGCTCTCGTCCATAATCGGTTATATAGAACTGCTGCTGCGCCGTCGTCCGGACGAAAGGCAACGTTATTATTTGGAAAATATGACTGGATCGGCCAATCATATCCTTTCTCTGGTGAACGGTTTGCTTGATTTTCATCGATTGGAATCGGGGCAGATGGAGATACAGAACGTGCCTTTCAGCGTACGTACGCTTTTTAATGAAATATACGGGAGCTTCCGCCCGATAGCCGAGGCGAAAGGACTTGCTTTTGTTCTGAATATGAAGGAGGAAGGGATGGATCGCATCTATTCAGGTGATCCGATACGCCTCCGCCAGATAGTCAGCAACCTATTGTCTAACGCTGTCAAGTTTACTCATGAAGGTCGTATCGTTTTGATAGTCAAATTGTCAATTCTCAATTCTCAATTGACAATTACTGTCTCCGACTCCGGTGTCGGGATTCCGGAAGAAGAACAGGAAAAAATTTTCGGCGAGTTTGCCCGTCTGTCGGGAACCGAAAAGGAAGAAGGTTTCGGTCTCGGACTTTCCATCACCCGCAAGCTGATTGAACTGATGGGAGGAACCTTGTCGCTAAAGAGTGTTCCGGGAAAAGGAAGTGATTTTACGATTGTCCTGCCTTTGCGGGAATCGGAAGTGCAGACGTTGCATGCCACGCCTGCCATAGAGGAGGAAGACGAAACGGAGACCGGGGGGTTCGAAGGGCGCGAAATCTTTTGTTTGCTGGTCGATGACGATCCGTTGCAGCTGGCACTGACGGAAGAGTTTTTGAAACGGAACCATGTGGAGGTCACCAGTTGTTCAAATCCGTTTGCTGTGGTCGATATTTTGCGTAATAGTTCTTTCGACGCGATCATAACCGATATACAGATGCCGGGCATGGATGGGTACGGCCTGCTTAACGTCATTCGTTCGTCGGGTGTCCCCGGTACAGATACTGTGCCTGTCATCGCGCTTTCAGCCAGTGTGGAAAACGAGAATACACATTATTTGGAAGTCGGTTTCACCGGATTCCTAAATAAGCCTTTCACGGCTAAGCAGTTGATCGCTTTGTTGAATAACCTGTTGCAAGCGGATATACAAGCCGAGGTGTCGCCTGAATTCAATTTTGATTCGCTTACTGCTTTTGCCGGCGAAGACAAAGAAGCTTCCGCTTCCATTATCCGGACTTTTGCCGAGGAGACGAACAAGAGCGTTTCGTTGCTACAACAAGCTTTGGAGAAGACCGACCGTGCACAGGCTGCCAAAATCTCCCATAAGCTAATCCCGCTTTTCACCATGTTGGGAGCTTCCGATTTGGTAGCCCAACTGAGAATCCTTGAGAAGAACGACGAGGCACTGACAGACGAAGGTTGGAAGCGGCTTTTATTTGAAGTGATCCGGCAGGCGGGTGTTGTTGTGGGCCAGGCTGTGGAACGGTATCTGTAGAAAAATTCCCCATATATGTCCACAATTCCCCATTCGTGACGTTGTAATAAATAGCTTCAGTAAAACATTCTGGGCGACTTCTCTGTTAGAATAGAAGAGTTTACAAAAACAGGCTGTGTGTCAGGCTGAGTTTGGCACGATATTCGCTTCTTTTATAGCAAGAAGCGGAAGTGGACGTTTCTACATTAAAAAAACCGTTTTAAAGTATGTTCGAGTATCTATTTTAAGTCTGCAAACAAAAAGAGCGCCTGAATGGTGCTTTTTTTGTTTTATATGACTTCTTTATCTACTTTTGTCTTTTGTAAAATCATAAATTAAAAATCTAAATCGTTATCAATGGAGCATGGACTTTTGGCTAAGTCGCCTCGTATCGAGGTGGTGGATGCATTACGCGGTTTTGCCGTTATGGCTATTATGTTACTACACAACATCGAACATTTTAATTTTTATGACTTCCCGACAGCTTCTTCGGCTTTTATGGAGGCGATGGATAAAGGAATATGGGAAACATTGTTTTTTCTCTTTTCCGGGAAAGCTTACGCGATTTTCTCCCTGCTGTTCGGATTCAGCTTTTTTATTCAATATAACAATCAGGCGAAGAAAGGTAAAGACTTCCGTCTGCGTTTCCTGTGGCGGCTTTTCCTTTTGTTCATTATCGGCTGTTTCAACGGGGCGTTTTTCCCCGGCGACATATTAGTCCTTTATTCTATAATTGGCGTGGTGCTCGTGTTAGTCTGCAGATGGAGCGACCGAGCGATCCTCATTGCCGCTATTATCCTGATGCTCCAGCCTCTCGAACTCGGCAAGTTTTTCTATGCGATGATAAATCCTGACTATGTGCCGGCAGCCGGCGTTTGGCGTGTTCATAGCCAACGTATGTATCCGTTCCTTTCGCAGCCGGATTTCTGGGCGATGGTCAAGTCCAACCTTTGGGACGGCCAGTTGTTCAGCCTGTTGTGGGCATGGGGGTACGGACGTTTTTTCCAGACTGCCTCTTTGTTCCTGTTGGGTATGCTGATGGGACGCAGACAGTTGTTTGCCAACCTGTCCGAACATCGGGTTTTTTGGATGCGGACGCTGGTTATCGGTGCGGTCTGCTTTGTCCCGTTGTATTTCATTACGGCTTCCCTTCCGGATATGATCTCCAACAAGGCGATGCTGACTCCGATGAACACGGTGGTTTCCTCTTTCCGCAATTTCTCTTTCATGTGTGTGTTGGTCGCTTGTTTTGTCTTCCTGTGGCAACAAGTTTCGACCCATGAAATGCTGCACGGTTTGGTGCCGTATGGAAAGATGAGTTTAACTAACTATTTGACACAGTCTATTATAGGGTCGTTTATCTATTTCGGTTACGGTTTGTCACTTTATAATGTTTTAGGTACGACAGCCAGCTTTGGAGTCGGCGTCCTGTTGTTCATCCTCCAGTTAGGTTTCTGCCATTGGTGGTTGAAGAAATTCAAGCAAGGTCCGTTTGAGGGGGCGTGGAAAAAGGCAACTTGGGCATTTTGAATTGACAATGGACAATTGATAATTGCGGCAAGCGGTATTTAATTGTCCATTGTCCATTGTCAATTATCAATTCTTAGTTATCTTTGTGTACGAAACAAAAAAGAATAATATGCCGTCTATCCTGATTTTAGAAGATGATATAACATTCTCGTTGATGCTGAAAACCTGGCTGGGAAGGAAAGGCTTCGAAGTCAGTTCGGTATCATCGGTTTCGGATGCACGAAGCCGGATAGAGGATGTCTCTTTCGATTTGATCTTGTCTGATTTGCGTTTGCCGGACGGGGATGGAATCGATCTGTTGAAATGGATAAAAGAAAATAATTTTGTAATTCCCCTGATTATGATGACCAGCTATGCGGAGATACAAACCGCCGTGCAAGCCATCAAGTTAGGAGCGTCCGATTATATTGCCAAACCGTTGAACCCGGAAGAACTTTTAGGCAAAATCAAGGATGTGATAAAGACGGAAACAGGTTCGGTTGCTTCTGCCACCGAACTGGAACGCCCTGCGCGTTCAGCCAAACGTCCCGAACCGTCGGGAGGAACGCGTAGCCAGTATGTGGAGGGACAGAGCCAAGCTGCCCGCCAGCTCTACGAGCATGTACGTCTGGTTGCTCCGACAGATATGTCTGTGTTGATTACCGGTTCGAGCGGTACAGGGAAAGAGTATGTTGCTCGCCGTATTCACGAACAGAGCAATCGTAAGAAAGCCCCTTTTATTGCTGTTGACTGCGGAGCGATCCCGAAAGACTTGGCCGCATCCGAATTTTTCGGGCATGTGAAAGGTTCGTTTACCGGAGCTATCGATAATAAAGAAGGTGCTTTTGTTGCCGCCCAAGGTGGTACGATTTTTTTGGATGAGATCGGTAACTTGTCCTATGAGGTACAGGTACAGCTTCTTCGTGCCTTGCAGGAGCGGAAAGTAAAACCGATCGGTAGCAATCAGGAGATCGCGATCAATGTCCGTCTTGTCTCCGCGACAAACGAGAACTTGCGTTCTGCGATTGATAAGGGAG from Parabacteroides merdae ATCC 43184 includes the following:
- a CDS encoding DUF418 domain-containing protein, encoding MEHGLLAKSPRIEVVDALRGFAVMAIMLLHNIEHFNFYDFPTASSAFMEAMDKGIWETLFFLFSGKAYAIFSLLFGFSFFIQYNNQAKKGKDFRLRFLWRLFLLFIIGCFNGAFFPGDILVLYSIIGVVLVLVCRWSDRAILIAAIILMLQPLELGKFFYAMINPDYVPAAGVWRVHSQRMYPFLSQPDFWAMVKSNLWDGQLFSLLWAWGYGRFFQTASLFLLGMLMGRRQLFANLSEHRVFWMRTLVIGAVCFVPLYFITASLPDMISNKAMLTPMNTVVSSFRNFSFMCVLVACFVFLWQQVSTHEMLHGLVPYGKMSLTNYLTQSIIGSFIYFGYGLSLYNVLGTTASFGVGVLLFILQLGFCHWWLKKFKQGPFEGAWKKATWAF
- a CDS encoding sigma-54-dependent transcriptional regulator, whose protein sequence is MPSILILEDDITFSLMLKTWLGRKGFEVSSVSSVSDARSRIEDVSFDLILSDLRLPDGDGIDLLKWIKENNFVIPLIMMTSYAEIQTAVQAIKLGASDYIAKPLNPEELLGKIKDVIKTETGSVASATELERPARSAKRPEPSGGTRSQYVEGQSQAARQLYEHVRLVAPTDMSVLITGSSGTGKEYVARRIHEQSNRKKAPFIAVDCGAIPKDLAASEFFGHVKGSFTGAIDNKEGAFVAAQGGTIFLDEIGNLSYEVQVQLLRALQERKVKPIGSNQEIAINVRLVSATNENLRSAIDKGDFREDLYHRINEFTVRIPDLKERKEDLLLFANNFLDQANIELQKDIIGFDNDVIRIFQSYSWPGNLRQMKNAIKYATLLATGRYITPNELPEELTADPISAPVNIQLKNESHECEMIKRALQEAGNNKTRAAQLLGIDRKTLYNKLKAYGIA
- a CDS encoding ATP-binding response regulator, whose product is MSAQNGHITSKVILGYLLLILIAVCSVVYIYNIIEQFAGEDDPNNKSREKVYLVTNTLSLLYESEALGQMVGFPQGEIKHFNRTLNKALQNMDSLRTLVSNPALYPKIDTIDMLIEQKRWNTRRLLETWRETNAEHLYTQNIEKVIARQDTMIRQVEIQERVIVHQDSVKTPQPHKHRGFFRRLADAFSPPKEDSTVIVNTTRQIVTDTLVNSFNPADTIVTVLKNLQDSVADQRKQLVDQLLERAANLRYNNSIITSRINQMLRDIEEEEMNASMERVVKKQEVLRETSYLIGGIAILSLIIVVVFIILITRDISRSQYYRQQLEKAKQYAEDLLHSREKLMLTISHDIRAPLSSIIGYIELLLRRRPDERQRYYLENMTGSANHILSLVNGLLDFHRLESGQMEIQNVPFSVRTLFNEIYGSFRPIAEAKGLAFVLNMKEEGMDRIYSGDPIRLRQIVSNLLSNAVKFTHEGRIVLIVKLSILNSQLTITVSDSGVGIPEEEQEKIFGEFARLSGTEKEEGFGLGLSITRKLIELMGGTLSLKSVPGKGSDFTIVLPLRESEVQTLHATPAIEEEDETETGGFEGREIFCLLVDDDPLQLALTEEFLKRNHVEVTSCSNPFAVVDILRNSSFDAIITDIQMPGMDGYGLLNVIRSSGVPGTDTVPVIALSASVENENTHYLEVGFTGFLNKPFTAKQLIALLNNLLQADIQAEVSPEFNFDSLTAFAGEDKEASASIIRTFAEETNKSVSLLQQALEKTDRAQAAKISHKLIPLFTMLGASDLVAQLRILEKNDEALTDEGWKRLLFEVIRQAGVVVGQAVERYL